In the genome of Brachypodium distachyon strain Bd21 chromosome 3, Brachypodium_distachyon_v3.0, whole genome shotgun sequence, the window TTCGCCGCGACCCAGCCGGCGGCCGGTGACGTGGCCGCGTTCTACGCCAGCCTCGTCTCCAACTACTCGGCCGCCATTACCGTaagcatccatccatccacgcAGACTCGTACAATACCAGATGCATTCTTAGACTATTTACGTATATACATACAGGATTTATACGAGATGGGGGCGAGGAAGTTCGCGGTGATAAACGTGGGCCTGGTGGGCTGCGTGCCAATGGCGCGGGCGCTGAGCCCAACGGGCTCGTGCATCGGCGGGCTGAACGACCTCGCCTCGGGCTTCGACGCCGCGCTGGGCCGGCTCCTCGCGAGCCTGGCCGCCGGGCTGCCGGGCCTGTCGTACTCCCTCGCCGACTACCACGGCCTGTCGACGGAGACCTTCGCGAACCCGCAGGCGTCCGGGTACGTGAGCGTCGACAGCGCCTGCTGCGGGAGCGGAAGGCTGGGGGCGGAGAGCGACTGCCTGCCGAATTCCACGCTGTGCGGCGACCATGATAGGTTTGTGTTCTGGGACCGCGGCCACCCTTCCCAGCGGGCCGGCCAGCTCAGTGCCGAAGCTTTCTATGACGGCCCGGCCCAGTTCACGGCTCCTGTCAGCTTCAGGCAGCTGGCTGACATGGATGCTAGCTATTAGTAGAGGATTATTATTGGTTTTGCATGTAGTTATGCTGAGCTACCTTCGAATAAAATATGGTACTTCCCCCCTCTCATAATTCtggtcgaaatattacatgtatttagttattttttaaaataaatatatttatttttggataaatttgagaccggaattatgaaacggagggagtaccaaggATTGGATCTTCGATCTTCCATGCACTCCCGTCGTAAGAACTTGAGTGAGGATCCATCATGCATTCTGGCTAAGGATGTAATTAATTatgatttcaaattttcaacaAATGCAACAACAAGAATGGTCATGGACTATAAATTAGAGACCATTTGAAATCCATTTTACGCTCAGTTGCCACAAAGGGATGATAAAGTAGACCGTAATCGTGTAGACCAAATAACCGACCGAGTAATATAATAAGTTCAAACCGACCGAgtacttatttatttttgaagttAAACTGTAAGGGTTGCGCGATTGCAGTCcgacagtatatagatatatataatTCTACAAAATGAGACACCAAAGTACGACCTTCGAAGATCGAACTCTGGTGGGCTGTCAGCATACCTGGCTAGCTGACCACCTAAACTATGCTTGGTTCTCGACCTAGTACTTATTGGATTACTCGGTGGGTTAAGTGAACTTATTGGATTACTCGGTCGGTCATGTGGTCTACTCGACTACAGCCTAATTTAAAACTTCCCGCACACCTTGTTTATGAACCTTGTGCTAGCTGTGGCATGGCAGTAACTGCAGCTCTGCACGGACCGGAATCAACTGAAGCTGCAGTTGGTGTATTGGTCGGACTCGGAGTCAAATTGATCCCCGCGTGATGCATGGCGCCCGGGGTACAAATATGCCGTTGCCATGCCTGCCCTCGATCGAAATCAAAACCGAAATCGAAGGCTCTCGAACCGGCCCCCGGCCGGCGCTTCGACGTCACCGTTCGGCGGCGAGGCCATGCCCATACCCCAACGGCTGGCTGTCGTCGTCAAAACGCCGCCTCCACGGCCGGAACGGCAGCAGCGAGCACCGTGGTCCGACCGCGGCCCTGCCGGCCGACGTCCTCTCGCTGATCCTGGCGCGCGCGTCGTCGGGCGCCGCTGACGTGGCGGACACGCACGCCGCGCTCATCTGCCGCCGCCCTCTCGATACCACACCCGCCTTGCCCTCGGTTTCTTCCACCAGCAACACGAACGCGTCCGCGCCGTCTTCCCCAGCCGCCGGACGACGACCGCGCAGCCCCGCTTTGTGCCCACAGCGTCCGCCTCGCGCCTCCTCCTGGGCCCGGGCTCTCATCATCTCGATCCAGGTCCAGGCCCACCAGGCCTGTTCGACTACGCCCGCCCGGTCGCGTCCCGGAACGGGCGCGTCGTGCTGGCGCTGCGGCGACGGGCTGACGCTCAGCGTGTTGAACCCCATGACCGGGGACGTGTCCGTGCTCCCCGCGCTCTCGGGCGACGACTGCCCGGGGCAGTGCTACGTGTGCGCCCTGCTCACGAGCGACGACCTCGCCGATCGAACCACCGGCGCCCGCGGGCTTCTTCTTCCGGGTGCTCCTCGTCTACAacggccggcgccgcagcgGCTTCACGGCGCTGCTGGCCTTCTCGTCGGACACCGGCATGTGGGGCCCGGAAGGCCGGAAGCCGGGGCCCAAGATGAATGCCGCCAGGCTGCGCCGGGTAGGCCCCGCGCGCCGTGGCCGTCCGCGGAGTCGTCCAGTAGCGCCACCATGGACGTGAGCTTCGTGCCCTACAGCACCTCCAGCCTGTACTATTTCCCGGACTACCGCGTGCTGGGCGTGTCACCGGATGGGAGCCTCAGCTTCGTCTACGCGACTCTCAATGGACTCAGCATCTTTGTCGAGACCCTAGAGCCGCAGGCGGGTCAGTGGGAGACGCGCGAATGGATCAAACTGCCCCAGGTCCAGGTGAGCCATGCGACGACCGCGGTTAAGCTGCGGTGgttcaacgagaagagcggcACCGTGCTCTTCACCTTGAGACAGCAAGACGGAGACGACGCCACCAGCGGCGCCTTCCTGTTGAATATCGCCACGAGGTCGCTGGAGAAGcttgccggcggcgtcgaaTGCCATGGGTGGAGGAACGTTTGCGGATATGAGATGGACCGTGTGGCGCTCATTGCGTCCACTGCCCGCTTCTGATCTTCGTACGACACGTACGTACTTTTGGTTCTAGCCATCGAGAAGAAAACAAGACATGGATGTTCAGCAATTAGTGCTGTTTAACATAGCTATAAAGAATATgtcaaattattttattttgatagaATCTATCCGATAATTACATATAAGCTCATTGACATAAACTTGAGAGGAGCTGATCCCAAACGTCACCTCTCGGACCCCAAAATGTCGCTTGAGAAAACAGCTTAGTTTACAACAACCATCCACGAATTCGGAAGCACAAAGGTAGTTTTTTTGAGAGTTCTCCCAAAGGAGGCCCGAGGGGCAATACACTTGCCGGAGCAAAATAACCTTCTAGGTAGAAGCTAAGGGATGCAGCATAGGTCATGATGTAACCACCGAACTGGGGAACACGATCAACAGAAGGAGGACTGTCATGGGCAGCCAGAACGCCACAAGACAGCACCAGAGTGCAGTGAGGATCAAACCAGATAGCTCAAACAAAACATGAAAACTACTGGCAAGAGAAACCACAAGCATCATCATTAAGAAGACGCACCAATGTCATCTCATGACAAAAGATGACGCTGGCTCATTAAGCATGAAGAGATTGCACAAAGTCTTCACCGGAGGGTGGGTTGTCCGAGAGAAGGAAAAGTAGTAATATGGTGGTGACATGCTCTCGAAGAGTGCCACTAGTGTAAAAATGTCTCCCCAAAGGGGGGGTGAGTTACCCAATTGAGGAGTGTAAAAGGAGGGCATATACGACGACATATGATGACAACAAGGGCAATCCTGACAGAAGTTTCGAGATTTGGAGAAGCTAAATGGAGTTGGATGAAATGGGGTGGCGGATGGATATCAGATCGACCAAAGTTAGCACAACGCACTCTATCACGGCATCTCCGGCAGGAGGAAGCCGTCTCCATGGCAGCCATCTGCGAAACCATGGATCTTGGAAGCACAGCAATCAAGTTGGTATAGAGACCTCCAAGTATAAGCCACGACACCAGGCGTTAAACTA includes:
- the LOC100841054 gene encoding GDSL esterase/lipase At5g55050; the encoded protein is MVTKIFLGISLFVISIQLVAGDDDGRLSKVVRQVPAMYVFGDSTLDVGNNNYLPGNDVPRANMPPYGVDFRGSKPTGRFSNGYNIADSIARTLGLKESPPAYLSLAPRSSIRLVLAALSEGVSYASAGSGILDSTNAGNNIPLSKQVSHLASTKRKMEATVGARAVRRLLSGSFFLLGTGSNDVSVFAATQPAAGDVAAFYASLVSNYSAAITDLYEMGARKFAVINVGLVGCVPMARALSPTGSCIGGLNDLASGFDAALGRLLASLAAGLPGLSYSLADYHGLSTETFANPQASGYVSVDSACCGSGRLGAESDCLPNSTLCGDHDRFVFWDRGHPSQRAGQLSAEAFYDGPAQFTAPVSFRQLADMDASY